One Stigmatella aurantiaca genomic window carries:
- a CDS encoding PAS domain-containing sensor histidine kinase gives MPERELDERFHLNLEDIKDFAIFRVDPEGRIASWNTGAERVKGYTASEIIGQPFALLFTQEDRDAGRPEVEMRVASEKGVYQGEGLRMRKDGSVFAAEVTLRALADKGGVHRGFVKVTRDISERKRVESELKDRAEFEQQLIGIVSHDLRTPLNAISLATSLLLRIPALSAQAVRSLGRILSSAERAQRLIASLLDFTQARIGGGFVLKYAPLDLHEFMGLVVEELRVANQGREILFECAGDCRGEWDPDRLSQLITNLISNALNHGQEDTPVRARLSGEPTSVMIEIHNWGTAISPSELPHLFEPMRRGGGKIRAKNTHSIGLGLYIVQQIVLAHGGTVAATSSEEKGTVFTVHLPRTPPRPKEEG, from the coding sequence ATGCCCGAGAGAGAGCTCGACGAGCGGTTCCACCTGAACCTGGAAGACATCAAGGACTTCGCCATCTTCCGGGTAGACCCAGAGGGCCGCATCGCCAGTTGGAATACGGGCGCCGAACGCGTCAAGGGCTACACGGCCTCGGAGATCATTGGTCAGCCCTTCGCCCTCCTCTTCACCCAGGAGGACAGGGACGCAGGACGGCCTGAGGTGGAGATGCGGGTGGCCTCGGAGAAGGGGGTCTACCAGGGAGAGGGGCTCCGGATGCGCAAGGACGGGTCGGTCTTCGCCGCGGAGGTGACGCTGCGGGCGCTCGCGGACAAGGGGGGCGTCCACAGGGGCTTCGTGAAAGTCACCCGGGACATCAGCGAGCGAAAGCGCGTCGAGTCCGAGTTGAAAGACCGGGCGGAGTTCGAGCAACAGCTCATTGGCATTGTCAGCCATGACCTGCGCACCCCACTGAACGCCATCAGCCTCGCGACCTCACTGCTGCTACGAATTCCGGCGTTGAGCGCGCAAGCCGTAAGGTCACTCGGCCGCATTCTCTCTTCCGCGGAGCGTGCCCAACGGCTGATCGCCAGCTTGCTCGACTTCACCCAGGCGCGTATCGGAGGGGGATTCGTTCTCAAGTACGCCCCCCTCGACCTGCACGAGTTCATGGGCCTGGTGGTGGAAGAGCTGCGCGTGGCGAATCAGGGGCGCGAGATTCTCTTTGAATGTGCTGGAGACTGCCGGGGCGAGTGGGACCCGGACCGGCTCTCCCAGCTCATCACCAACCTGATCAGCAACGCCCTGAACCACGGCCAGGAAGACACGCCGGTGCGGGCACGGCTCTCCGGCGAGCCCACCTCCGTGATGATCGAGATCCACAACTGGGGGACGGCCATTTCCCCCAGCGAGCTGCCCCACCTGTTCGAGCCCATGAGGCGAGGCGGCGGGAAGATCCGAGCCAAGAACACCCACAGCATCGGGCTCGGGCTCTACATCGTGCAGCAGATTGTCCTCGCCCATGGGGGCACCGTCGCAGCCACCTCCTCCGAGGAGAAGGGCACGGTATTTACGGTTCACCTGCCACGCACCCCACCGCGTCCCAAGGAGGAGGGCTGA
- a CDS encoding aspartate/glutamate racemase family protein — protein MKTIGLLGGMSWESSAEYYRIANEYVKARLGGHHSAKIVLYSVDFAEIEKCQSAGRWDEAAVLLKAAAQSIERAGADILVLCTNTMHKLAEELKASIRIPFLHIAEATGQEIIHQGVKTVGLLGTRYTMEQDFYKGKLLEMGLTVVVPPEEERQVVHRIIYDELCLGRVNGASREQYQRIIQGLIAQGAQGIILGCTEITLLIKQKDVPVPVFDTTSIHAIKAAEFCLASSP, from the coding sequence ATGAAGACCATTGGACTGTTGGGTGGAATGAGCTGGGAGTCTTCGGCCGAGTACTATCGGATCGCCAATGAATACGTGAAGGCCCGGCTCGGCGGTCATCACTCCGCGAAGATCGTCCTCTACAGCGTCGATTTCGCCGAGATCGAGAAGTGCCAGAGCGCAGGCCGGTGGGACGAGGCGGCCGTCCTCCTGAAGGCCGCCGCCCAGTCCATCGAACGCGCTGGCGCCGACATCCTGGTGCTCTGCACCAACACCATGCACAAGCTCGCGGAGGAGCTCAAGGCCAGCATCCGCATCCCCTTCCTGCACATCGCCGAGGCGACGGGGCAAGAGATCATCCACCAAGGCGTGAAGACCGTGGGGCTCCTGGGAACGCGCTACACCATGGAGCAGGATTTCTACAAGGGAAAGCTGCTGGAGATGGGGCTCACCGTCGTGGTGCCTCCGGAGGAGGAGCGCCAGGTGGTTCACCGCATCATCTATGACGAGCTGTGCCTGGGCCGCGTGAACGGCGCCTCACGCGAGCAGTACCAGCGCATCATCCAGGGGCTCATTGCCCAAGGCGCGCAGGGGATCATCCTCGGCTGCACGGAGATCACCCTGCTGATCAAACAGAAGGACGTACCGGTCCCCGTGTTCGACACGACGTCCATTCACGCGATCAAGGCCGCGGAGTTCTGTCTGGCTTCGAGTCCGTGA